The genomic segment AATGGCGTGTGTTCCATACAAGTATACAATTGGAACCCCAGTTTGTggacattataataaaagcatgTTGTGTCCTACACAATTTTGTTCGCCTTAGGGATGGCTATCACTTTCAAGACACCCTGACTGATGATatcccagatattgattgggcccCTGTTAGAGGTCCAACAGGAGGGATGAGAGTTCGGGATCAGTTTGCAAATTATTTCATGTCTCCTGATGGAGCTATACCATGGCAGCTGAACCGAATTTAGTCTGCATACAGTTGCATAGATACGTATAATTAAAATACTCATTGTCtacattgtattaataaaaaactgtttatttcacaaTCTATGGTGTACTCAGTTGTCTTTTCTGAAATGTTACTAAAATGACaatttactttgctactgtaagagcccagtgctattagtctagctgtgttggggagtgggactggtgtgtaGGGATATAGCGAACTGCCAATTATGTGTTCGCGAATGCCGTTTGCGAACACCGACAGAAAATGctaacgttcgcgaacttcgaacacccgcaaaaatcgttcgaatcgaacgattgcaagcattcaatcgaatgatttgcATTCAATCaaacgctaaaatcgttcgatcgttcaattagaacgattttagcgttcgattgaatgaaaatcatttgattgaaaTGATGCGAACGGCTGAAGTttgcgcaaactagttcgccgcagaacagtttgctacatccctactggtgtgctgctcctcctagtagttcaccaccaccagcaccaaccagagtcaaaattgttacaaagtaccttagttgcacctgttagctgttctgagctctcttccaaaagccaattaagttagttcCAAAGTatgttatttgcacctgttagctgttctgagctctctggcaGAATTaagaattaagttagaaactgtttggTTGTTCTGGCAGTGCAgataaaagagggactttccagtacaaaagagggatgTGATAGAGGGTTGAGTGGTTaaaagagggactatccctcAGAACTGTCTAAAGACAACACGCAGACGTCAAAGAATATAGAAAATACGCCACGACAATACGCCCGTATACGACGGTACGCGTCATGCGTCATACGTTACGTCGTGCGTTACGTCGTGCGTTTTAGAGCCTGCGTCATTGTTTTTTGCAAAGTCGCAAGAATGGTGGGTCTGAACTCCCTTACTGATGGACAGACTTGGGAAATTGCTAGCTTTCTGCAGGCGGAAAGCTATGACAACTTGCCTATGTGGATGCCCAACAAAAGGGCACATAAGCAGAGCCTGCTGCGCAGGCTCCGGCGCAGGTTGAGGCATCGCCATGGGGTAAATCTGGACCGCCGCACATTGCAGCGACTGTGGTCAGATTTAAAGCGGAGGGACCCAGATTATGTTATGCAAGTGCAGCTGCACCATCTCAGTGAGTATTTACTATTTCTAAACTAACCTTaacaatacatatattaaatatatccatTAATTGATTACATAATTTTCTATCAGGGGGACATCCACAGGCCAGAGCTGCTGTTGAGCAGGAGGCAGAGCTTTCTGATATGGAGGAGGGGGGACATCCACAGGCCAGAGCTGCTGATGCTGCAGAGCAAGTGCCTCCACTTGAGGAGGAGGCAGATTTCCTGGAGGCTGAGCAGTCCGATGTGGAAGCTGCAGAGGAGTTCGTGGAAGCAGAGCTGCCAGTGGAGGTAGCAGAACAGGAGGCTCGTGCATCAGATGAAGGTAGCTGCAAGATGACATCACACCccccacataaaaaaatgttatgatatACTTAAACATGagtttattataataattctatatatttttttttttcatagaagacGATGAAAACTGGGACCATGCACGGCTGGTGGCAGAAGTGCGGCAGCTTAAAAATCGGGTGCTGGACCTGGAAAACCagcttatgtaattttttttttttttttttgtaaatagttttttaagtAAAAAGCTTTCCACCTTATGGATATCTGTCTGtcgtttttataaaaatatggagACAAGGAAGAATTGAGCTTAACAAGTTCAccatttatttagaaaacaatggaaaaaaaagtgcaaaaacataactaaaaaagacaaagtgcaaagtgcaatctgTTTGAATAAACAGTATacattaataaacataataaactgCATAACAGTTAATGGTATACCAAACCAGTAATTATATTAAAGGTCGGTAAATGAATTTTGGGAAGGATCCCATGCTTGGGAAGTCGAAGGGTATGGAAAAGGGTAAGGATAAGGGTTTGGGGTACTACTTTGAGGCATACTGAATGATTGTGGGGGTTGATGAAATGGTTGCGGTGGGTGCATAAGAGGCCTGTTTGGTACGTTATTGCCTTggggtaaatatttatatagcaacTGCAAAAAGTCCATTCTCAGCATTTGCCTATGCCCCTCAGGAACCATCATAATGGTTGGAATTAAACCAGTATAAAAGGCAAATTCTTGAGAATCCTCAAAGGCATAGGCCCTCTTAGCAGAAGATTCTTGGGAAGCCTCTCTGGAAGATGAGACCGAATCACATAACTTGGACAGCATATTTTGTACATCACCAtatgaaatgtttgatttttttctttttgctgcccGAGTGATGTCAGATTGAGATGATTGTGAAGGTGGGGTGATAGTGCTGCTTAAAGTGCCAGGTGGAGTGCGAGTACTGCTGGAAGTGCCAGGTGAGGTGACAGTGGTACTGGAAGTGCTAGGTCTTGTAGGAGTGCCAGTTGGTGTAACAGTTCTGTTATTGTTTGCAGGATCCACTGTTTCTTGAACCTCATCATCCAGATTGCTAGAAGTTCTaatggaaaatacaaaaataatactgTTACAACAAGGCATTGTTTCcttaaatgcatacattttgtatactctGGCATTCCTCTGCATTGTAGtgttacatacatatacagtaatacatatatataccaggGTAGGTAAAATTCAAATGGAGTTCACTGAGTCCACCTGAAGTTCATATAATCAAAGGCTACAATGTTATCCCAATAAcaattatttatcttctttctATATAGGCCCAGTCCAAGATTAGtatgatgcatacctcccaacttttttacaactcaacctgcagtccctcatttgtactggaaagtccctcttttctccgcactgaacagccaaaaaaaatggtttctaacttaattttgccagagagctcagaacagctaacaggtgcaaataacatactttgtaacaattttgagataagaaataagaaaataagtaattataacagTTTTGATAAGGAGACATACTTTCAAACTTTTCATAAGCTACCAAAAATGATGATGTAGCATtgatcaacccccccccccaaaaattaaGGAGGATTATTGACCCCCCAAAAATAAGGAGGATTATTGACTTACTGTCTCTTAGCAAAAGCAGgtagtaaaaatgttaaatgttctgCATAGATGTACTTCTTCCGTTTGGAAGTCGATGCACCACTCCGTGTTTCTGTCTTCTGGGCAGCCACTTCCCTACGAAAGCAATCACGAACATGCTTCCAGCGCATTTGCATTTCTTTGACTgggacaaagaaaaaataaatattagtactaaacaaaaagaaaaagccatACTAATGATTACCACATACCACATacctatatagaaaaaaaaaaccacatccaCAGGCTGTATGCATACCCCCTACATGAGCTTATAACAGTATAAGGTTCGGTCGgtataacaattttaaaaaaaagaaagtggcaGACATACCCTAAACTTTATATCAACTAAAAATTGTGGCCATCACTTACCTCGCAAATTTTTTTCAACATCCGAAAGAGCTTCCCAGCCTTCAAACAGTTCAACCACCACCTCATCCCACAATTGTCTCCTAGCAATTTTGTTGTGATATAACGGTTGCTCTGTCATATAGAGAGCAGGTCGGTTTTCCACCAATTGAATCAGCTTGTCTGTATCAACATACAGCTTTGTCAaagacatttttccaaaatgtgttGGCGCAGGAGAAAAGTCGCACCGCGATGTCCCTCGACCAAACAAAGTTTGAAATTCGCGGGTCCGTGTTAACGCCGTGATTTATACGTTCACGCCTACGTCTTGTCGCCGTGACATCTACGGCCGTGACATCTACGGTCGTGTCCTCGCATACGCAATTACGTATGCGTCATGTCGTAGTAATGTATCGCCGCTGTTAGTAGCCTCGTCTATTTGCTACACGCGTTTTCGTATGCTTTCCTATGCATTTGCTTTTTTCGTTGTTGCCGCGTCTTGTCGCTTCGAAAAGGGTCTCCATGCGTTTTCAGGCTACTGGCGCTTTTTAGTAGCCTGGTGTGGCAGGTATCTTGCGTTTCTCTGTCTTGCCTATTGCAAGACAAGACAAGCGTTTTGTCGCCGCTACTCTTGATTTTCTAACCGCGGCGACTTGTCGCGGgcgaatctccccgtgtggaatagccttTAAGGGGGCCCCtaaccaccaattttcttataacgtggggggggcaccaattttttccccccatgtggggtcctagccaccaatattttttaatggggggccctgaccacaaatgtattttttaacggGGGGACCccgaccaccaatattttttaatttttttgattaacATGTGGGAagcatagccaccaatgttttttatttatttttttttaagtgtgtgtTGGGGGGTGGACTtgtgggtggggagggcggacctgtaggtggggcttgtggtgggtgcagcccagggggcccaggaaactTTTTCGTATGGGgacctgcgatttctgatggctgccctgcatttatgtatttatgggtCCATACAATAAAGTCTCTTTTTCCACAGGACACAAGGGCATCACTCATAAGGTATATATTTTAGGATTCCAAGAACAGATAATACAATTTTCAGCTGACATTGCCTTTTACTGTAAATCTGTATGGCTTCCATGGAATATGCAATAGCCTCCCCTAAATCCAGTTTACTAGTGTTACACTGGTACTAGGACATCAGATTCTCCTGCAGTGATATAGCTCACTGGTGCCACCTAGTGacaggaaaaaagataaacaagCTAAAAGAGATTTAAAccgaaaaatacaattttgtctagtgaaagaaaatctaattctaagtGACTTCTTGGTATTCaatcctcattctcactgggtttatagctATGTTCAAATGTCATTGCTAGTGGCAGCAGTGTCTGTCCTGGTTCTTACTACTGGAACAAagcagcagaagccagctgataaaCAAACACGTAAAAGGCTGATTTCTATGGGGTACCGTTTGTCCCGAATACATTCTTTTTGTATTTCAGGTATCTTTTATTGatagaagaaaataattaaacatacaGGTAATACCAATTATCTTCTTTTAAACATGTTGTAGTATACCAATACCAATCAAAAAGAAGAAGGATCTaagaaaaactgaataaaaaggaaaaaaaaggaataccAGAAATGAAGAAAATAAGTAAAGAGAAATAGGGGAAAGGAAAGGGAAAGAGTTTTAGAAAAAGAAGGTTTTAGGGTGAGGTAATAGTGACAAGTAGGTGGGAGGTAGCTGGTATAAGGCAAATAGAGTGGAGGTTTTAGAGATTATTACACCCTTTTGTTTAATTTACAACCTATTATGTGCATTTATGTAAGAGACCCATGGTTGCCACGTGCCTATAAATGTAGCTGTTTTTCCAGACAAAGAGGATGTGAGCTcttccataatatatatatcgTTTACACTAGATATCCATTCCTCCAAGGTAGGAGATTTGGTATCTCTCCAATGTCttggtattagaatttttttttttttaaaacaaaacttttttttattgattttcttttaacaATACAACACAGAGataaagatgggggggggggacagttcCGCCTGGGGTTCACTCATATTTATCAGAATATGCATACAATTCTCAGGTAGGTATTTGCATTTTAATTCAATCTCAAGCATCCAATTCGTTAAGGCCTTCAGCCTCAGTCCATGGCTGCCAAATTTTCCCGAATTTCTCCGGACAGCCCCGTGCCAGGTAGGTAAGTTTAATCATAGGTAAAACATTATTAACTTGACATTTCCACATTCCCAGCGTGGGTACTCTAGGCCCCATCCAtctcataataatacacttttttgcgtAATACAGTAGTCCTCTAATGAGAAGAGTCATATACTTGCCCACAACCACTCCCTCCAACACC from the Xenopus laevis strain J_2021 chromosome 9_10L, Xenopus_laevis_v10.1, whole genome shotgun sequence genome contains:
- the LOC121397962 gene encoding uncharacterized protein LOC121397962, giving the protein MSLTKLYVDTDKLIQLVENRPALYMTEQPLYHNKIARRQLWDEVVVELFEGWEALSDVEKNLRVKEMQMRWKHVRDCFRREVAAQKTETRSGASTSKRKKYIYAEHLTFLLPAFAKRQTSSNLDDEVQETVDPANNNRTVTPTGTPTRPSTSSTTVTSPGTSSSTRTPPGTLSSTITPPSQSSQSDITRAAKRKKSNISYGDVQNMLSKLCDSVSSSREASQESSAKRAYAFEDSQEFAFYTGLIPTIMMVPEGHRQMLRMDFLQLLYKYLPQGNNVPNRPLMHPPQPFHQPPQSFSMPQSSTPNPYPYPFPYPSTSQAWDPSQNSFTDL